One genomic window of Chitinophagaceae bacterium includes the following:
- a CDS encoding PASTA domain-containing protein translates to MPNNFLNFISSRKFLYNILGAIGFYIGVFLLFAVFVRSFTKHGVAITVPDLEGKSLEEAIKLLHKSDLEYAITDSTYDAKKPALSVIDQNPGAASKVKDGRTIYLTVNASMAPEVKMPDLKDASLKQATMILESYSMKVGRLIYKPDLAKNVVLDQQFEGKPILPGDFIRKGSVIDLVLGDGSGITELEIPDLVGMSLREAKFVLEGSSLGLRSVVYDKYVDEDSLEAIIYQQVPPAEEGSNLTLNAGDSVDVFVTSPDHYERLPD, encoded by the coding sequence TTGCCCAATAACTTCCTGAATTTCATTAGCAGCCGTAAATTCCTCTATAATATCTTAGGGGCGATTGGATTTTATATTGGCGTGTTTCTGCTGTTTGCTGTTTTTGTGAGAAGCTTTACCAAGCATGGTGTTGCGATCACAGTGCCTGACCTGGAAGGAAAATCGCTGGAAGAAGCCATAAAGTTATTACACAAGAGTGATCTTGAATATGCAATTACGGATTCAACATATGATGCAAAAAAACCAGCGTTATCGGTTATTGATCAGAATCCCGGTGCGGCGTCGAAAGTGAAGGATGGGCGAACTATTTATCTTACGGTGAATGCATCAATGGCACCTGAAGTAAAAATGCCTGATCTTAAAGATGCGTCGCTGAAACAGGCAACCATGATTTTGGAAAGCTATAGCATGAAGGTGGGAAGACTGATTTATAAGCCTGACCTTGCGAAGAATGTTGTACTCGATCAGCAATTTGAAGGCAAACCCATATTGCCAGGTGACTTTATAAGGAAAGGATCTGTAATTGATCTTGTGTTGGGTGATGGTTCGGGAATCACAGAACTTGAAATTCCTGATCTTGTCGGCATGTCGCTTCGCGAAGCTAAATTTGTGTTGGAAGGCTCCTCCCTTGGATTGCGAAGTGTGGTATATGATAAATATGTGGACGAGGATTCTTTAGAGGCAATTATTTATCAGCAGGTTCCTCCTGCGGAAGAAGGGAGTAATTTAACCTTGAATGCAGGAGACAGTGTAGATGTTTTTGTTACTTCGCCGGATCATTATGAGCGTTTGCCTGATTAA
- a CDS encoding D-alanine--D-alanine ligase, whose product MRIGIFFGGASREREISFAGGRTVYDNLDKNLFEAVPIFVDSKGNFILLNWQFIYKGTIRDFYPPIASLSFSPHNFQLYLESLGELSAEELNQLISKVGRKLVMEELKTLIDFGFLALHGSWGEDGSIQGILEWLNIPYSGSGVLPSAIGMNKVFQKSIMKESGLEVARSIVIKRKDWLAAAQNKEMLHHAKKKLGLPFVVRPANQGSSIGVSIVRSENLTSFQQAVDAAFFVHGITAAEWNKLSEEEQIDWVRSVSEIKDGTGIPFNIGGTIINHPEALLKFIRDHFKETDESLLLQSIYEEQEVQLEAFIEGTEFSCIVIRKEDGSAVALPPTEIKKGKEVFDYRSKYLPGLTRKITPIDLPNEDIEKIRRQCEALFVFFGFHVYARIDGFIRKDKKIFLNDPNTTSGMLPSSFFFHQAAEIGLNPSQFLTFIIRTSVADRIASQSKTFAYRKLLQQLDENIAGLKNLASVKKRIAVILGGYSSERHISVESGRNVFEKLASSTKYEPVPVFLLGNANAYSLYQIPVNLLLKDNADDIRDKILHFKKHPVVEKIKKECKQLTTKYASVSVIFEPQKISLNELKEKVDGVFIALHGRPGEDGQIQKDLDRLEIPYNGSGVVSSQITINKYQTNEMLREHGFLIATHLLLNKEDWLNDADKFYDSITAVVTYPFICKPVDDGCSSAVKKIKSREELTAFCQLIFRDKQAISKKYAAILGLKAGEEFPRKQKLLVEELITRNGAAHFLEITGGMLTKLNGAGEITFEVFEPSEALAGEEVLSLEEKFLAGQGQNITPARFSKDESEYKRIADIIKSDLERAAKILNVSGYCRIDAFVRIFDDGRVETIIIEVNSLPGMTPATVIFHQAAINQYKPFDFIDKILEFSFEKQKLSIAQ is encoded by the coding sequence AAGGAAATTTCATCCTGCTCAACTGGCAATTTATTTATAAAGGGACGATCCGTGATTTTTATCCACCCATTGCTTCTCTTTCTTTTTCACCGCATAATTTTCAGCTATACCTTGAATCGTTGGGTGAGCTGAGCGCAGAGGAATTAAATCAATTGATCAGCAAAGTCGGCAGAAAGCTCGTGATGGAAGAATTAAAAACCCTCATCGACTTTGGTTTTCTCGCGCTTCATGGTTCCTGGGGAGAAGATGGTTCGATACAAGGCATTCTGGAATGGCTGAATATTCCTTATTCAGGTTCCGGTGTCCTGCCTTCCGCTATCGGTATGAACAAGGTATTTCAAAAAAGTATCATGAAAGAATCAGGTCTTGAAGTGGCCAGGAGTATCGTGATCAAAAGGAAAGATTGGCTGGCAGCAGCGCAGAACAAGGAAATGCTGCATCATGCAAAGAAAAAGCTTGGATTGCCTTTTGTCGTGCGGCCTGCAAACCAGGGATCATCTATAGGAGTTAGTATAGTGCGTTCAGAAAATCTTACTTCCTTTCAGCAGGCAGTGGACGCTGCTTTTTTTGTGCATGGGATAACGGCGGCGGAATGGAATAAGCTATCCGAAGAGGAGCAAATTGATTGGGTGAGAAGTGTTTCAGAAATAAAGGATGGAACAGGTATTCCATTCAACATCGGTGGAACTATTATCAATCATCCGGAAGCGCTTTTAAAATTTATTCGGGATCATTTTAAAGAAACTGATGAAAGTCTTCTGTTGCAAAGCATCTATGAAGAACAGGAAGTGCAGTTGGAAGCATTTATCGAAGGCACCGAATTTTCCTGTATTGTGATCAGGAAGGAAGACGGGTCAGCAGTGGCACTTCCACCTACTGAAATAAAAAAGGGAAAAGAAGTATTTGATTACCGTTCTAAATATTTACCCGGACTTACCAGGAAAATAACACCAATTGATTTGCCCAACGAAGACATTGAAAAAATCCGCAGGCAGTGTGAAGCATTATTTGTGTTTTTCGGATTTCATGTGTATGCGCGCATTGATGGTTTCATTCGAAAGGATAAAAAGATTTTTCTGAATGATCCAAACACTACTTCCGGCATGCTGCCTTCGTCCTTTTTTTTTCACCAGGCCGCCGAAATTGGTTTGAATCCTTCACAGTTTCTTACCTTCATCATCCGCACTTCTGTTGCAGATCGCATTGCTTCACAATCAAAAACTTTCGCGTACCGAAAGCTTTTGCAGCAGTTGGATGAAAATATTGCAGGACTTAAAAATCTTGCATCCGTAAAAAAAAGGATTGCAGTTATTCTTGGAGGCTATTCCTCTGAAAGGCACATCTCAGTTGAAAGCGGTAGAAATGTTTTTGAAAAACTGGCCTCTTCCACTAAGTATGAACCGGTTCCTGTTTTCCTGTTAGGAAATGCGAATGCGTATTCGCTTTACCAGATTCCGGTGAATCTCCTGCTGAAAGACAACGCAGACGATATCCGCGATAAGATCCTTCATTTTAAAAAGCATCCGGTTGTAGAAAAAATAAAGAAGGAATGCAAGCAGCTTACAACAAAATATGCATCTGTTTCGGTGATTTTCGAACCGCAAAAAATTTCATTGAATGAATTGAAAGAAAAAGTGGACGGTGTTTTTATTGCGTTACATGGAAGGCCGGGAGAGGACGGACAAATACAGAAAGATCTGGACCGGCTGGAAATTCCATACAATGGCTCCGGCGTTGTTTCTTCCCAAATCACCATCAATAAATACCAGACAAATGAGATGCTGCGTGAACATGGTTTCCTGATTGCCACACATTTGCTATTGAATAAAGAAGACTGGCTGAATGATGCAGATAAATTTTATGACAGCATCACCGCGGTGGTCACTTATCCATTCATTTGTAAACCTGTAGATGATGGTTGCAGTTCTGCTGTGAAGAAGATAAAATCGCGCGAAGAACTGACTGCATTTTGTCAACTGATTTTCAGAGACAAGCAAGCGATTTCAAAAAAATATGCGGCCATACTTGGACTTAAAGCCGGTGAAGAATTTCCGCGTAAGCAGAAGCTATTGGTGGAAGAACTGATCACCCGGAATGGCGCAGCTCATTTTCTTGAAATTACCGGCGGCATGCTTACCAAATTGAATGGGGCAGGTGAAATAACATTTGAAGTGTTTGAACCTTCTGAAGCTTTGGCAGGTGAAGAAGTGTTGTCGCTGGAGGAGAAATTTTTAGCAGGTCAGGGCCAGAATATTACACCGGCGCGATTTTCAAAGGATGAGTCAGAATATAAACGGATCGCGGATATTATAAAATCAGATCTTGAACGTGCGGCGAAAATTCTAAACGTAAGCGGTTACTGTAGAATTGATGCATTTGTGCGCATCTTTGACGATGGCCGCGTAGAAACAATAATCATTGAAGTGAACTCGTTACCGGGCATGACGCCGGCAACGGTTATCTTTCACCAGGCAGCCATCAACCAGTATAAGCCATTCGACTTTATTGATAAAATTTTAGAATTTAGCTTCGAAAAACAAAAGCTTTCCATTGCCCAATAA